In Rhodopirellula sp. P2, the DNA window TCACCAACGCGGCGGCACGCACACGGTCGGTAATTTTCGGTTTGTGGGCGAACTGACTCTCATAAGCCGTGATCGAGGCCAGTTTCTGTTCCAAGCAATCGCCGATGTCAACGATCAGATGGTGGGACTCACCGGGCATCACATCGGATTCGAATGCCAATCGAAAGTAGAGTTGGCGAGCCACCGCGTGGACGGCAACGCCGTCAAAGTGTTCGTCCCAACGACACAGTCGACTGTAAAACACCGCTGCATCGGTGATCTGCATCGCTTGCCAATGGTCTGGAGAAGCCATGGGCGTTTTTTGCCCGAACCCGATCACGATCCGAGGACGAAATCGACGGAACTGGCGAGCCAACGCGATTCGCGGGACAAACCCGTCCATCAGAATTCGGTTGGGAAGGTTCAATTGGACTCGCGCGTGAACGCCCAGGCACTGGGCCGCTTGGACCGATTCTGCCATCCGAGTTTTGACGTCGGGGCAATGGGGCGTCGGTTCACCATCCGTCAAATCGATGATGCCAACGCGATAACCCTGGCGGACCATTTTGGCCAGCGTGCCACCACAGGCTGATTCAACATCGTCCGGGTGAGCCCCCACCGCAATCACGTCCAGTGATTGCGTCGGGTCGTTGGGCAGAAGGAGATCGCTCGGTTCAGGAATGGCTTCATTCATGAGAACCAGCTTAAAGCCGCGGGCATCGTCGAGACAGGTCCCAACGATGCCCGGTTCTCTTCCGGTTGTTCTCGGGACGGTTGTCCTAGAACAATTCTCGCATCGCGGCATCCAATTGCGATTCCATCGAATTGGAATCTTCGCCATCGCGTTTGGATTGCTCGTCGGCGATCAAGTCGATCACGTCCACCTCGGTGTGACTCGAGGTCGATCCAATGACCTTGGACGATCCCGATTCAACCGACTCGGCAGCCATCGAGGTGGAAGCCCCCAGTCCAACGGCAGGATTGAAGTCACCCACCAACAGGTCAGCGGCCTCACCAGCCGGTTCGCCGAATCCAGACTGGTTCTGAGCGTTGATCTCGTTGATCACTCGCAAGGCATCCAGCGAGGAGATGAAGCCGTCACCACTTTGGTCGTAGTAGAACTGCTCATCCACGCCGTTGTTGGTGCCGATGCCGTAGTCCGCGTCGGTGACCGGGATGTTCTCACCACTGGAACTGCCGCTGACTTCATTCAGTCGGTTGATGACCAGCAATGCATCGAGCGCGGTGACTTCGCCGTTGCGGTTGACATCGGAGAAGTTGACCGGGTTTTGCAATCGACTCTCAACCGTGTTGAGATTCATGCGAGTCGGTGCACTGCGGTTTCCGTTGACGTCGGCGACCGTGAAGATCAAGAAGTCAGGGCCGGTGTAACCCGCATCTGGCGTGTACATGATCTTGCCATCGATGACTTCCGCGACGCCATTGGTGGGCTGGGTCGTGATCAGAATCGAAGCCAAGTCCAAATCGAACGCGGTGTTGAAGCTGTCGGAGATGTCGATCGCACCGGTGCGACCCACCGAGGTTCCCGCTGACAAGTCATCCGCGGTGGGACGACCTTGAAGTTCCACGGTGGCTTGAGCACTGGCTTGGCCCAGGTCGTCCGCGATGGTGTAGGTGAACGTGTCGACGCCGGCGAAATCAGGACCAGGCAGATACGTCAGCACACCATTGTCATCCGACAGCGTGCCGAACTCAGGCTCGACGACCACTGTCAACGAGCTTCGGTCCAGGATGCCGTCCACATCGAAATCGTTGAACAACGGATCTCGCATTTGATCCAACACGGTCGTGCCGACCGATTCGATGAACACGCGGTCATTGATCGCGATCGGAGCGTCGTTGCGACCTTGGATGGTCAAGGTGACATTCGCGGTCACAACGCTGGTCACGCCACTGTCGTCTTGCAATCCATACTGGAACGTGTCCGTGGCTGTTTCACCGGGACGCAACGACTGAATGGCAGCCGAGTTCATCGGTGTGTAGGAAATCTCACCGGTCGTTTGATTGACTTCGACGGTGGCACCCAAGGCGGTGGTGGTTTGCAATTCCACAAAGCTGAGGATGTCACTCAAGTCAGGGTCGCTGTCGTTGGCCAACAAGTCTTCGATGGTGAAGAACAACACCGCGTCTTCGGTGGTCGTGAACGAGTCGTCCACGGCGACCGGCAGGTCGGGGAGGTCGGTGATTGTGATCGGCAGCGAGACCGACTGGGAACTGCCAGCAAAGACACCGTTGTCAAAGTCTTGCAGGGTGACCGTGACGTCGGTGCTGCCTGCGGCATCCGGTGCCACGGTGAAGGTCAACACGCCGTTTTCGTCAATCGCAGGTTGGACCGAGAACAGATCTTGGTCTTCGGAAGGAACCTGAACGAGGAACGCGACCGTTTGGTTGCCTTCGTTGCCTGGTCCGGCCGAGATGTCGGTGGCCCAAGGTTGCGAATACATTCCACTGTCTTCCAAAACGGTCACAGCGGGGCCAGCCGTGAAGGTTGGCAAGTCATTCACGTTGGCCACGGTCAGAGTGAACTGGACCGGAGCACTTTCTTGAACGTCGCCATTGGCCAGGTCATTGG includes these proteins:
- a CDS encoding PIG-L family deacetylase; its protein translation is MNEAIPEPSDLLLPNDPTQSLDVIAVGAHPDDVESACGGTLAKMVRQGYRVGIIDLTDGEPTPHCPDVKTRMAESVQAAQCLGVHARVQLNLPNRILMDGFVPRIALARQFRRFRPRIVIGFGQKTPMASPDHWQAMQITDAAVFYSRLCRWDEHFDGVAVHAVARQLYFRLAFESDVMPGESHHLIVDIGDCLEQKLASITAYESQFAHKPKITDRVRAAALVTGSQAGCWAGEAFASAHPYSVSDLVKTVMNL